A stretch of Sebastes fasciatus isolate fSebFas1 chromosome 19, fSebFas1.pri, whole genome shotgun sequence DNA encodes these proteins:
- the olfm1b gene encoding olfactomedin 1b isoform X4, whose product MQPASKLLTLILLIFMGTELTQVLPANPEESWQVYSSAQDSEGRCVCTVVAPQQSMCSRDARTKQLRQLLEKVQNMTQSIQVLDQRTQRDLQYVEKMEVQLRGLETKFRQVEENHKQNIAKQYKAIKAKMEELRPLIPVLEEYKADAKLVLQFKEEVQNLTSVLNELQEEMGAYDYEELHNRVSNLEERLRACMQKLACGKLTGISDPITIKTSGSRFGSWMTDPLAPEGDTRVWYMDGYHNNRFVREYKSMQDFMTSDNFTSHRLPHPWSGTGQVVYNGSIYFNKFQSHVIIKFDFRTSSISKSRQLDYAGFNNAYHYAWGGHSDIDLMVDEGGLWAVYATNQNAGNIVLSKLNPNTLQIVKSWTTNHPKRSAGESFMICGTLYVTNGYSGGTKVYYAYSTNSSTYEYIDIAFQNKYSHISMLDYNPRDRALYAWNNGHQVLYNVTLFHVIRSEEL is encoded by the exons GTGTTGCCAGCGAACCCAGAGGAGTCGTGGCAGGTGTACAGTTCGGCCCAGGATAGTGAGGGAAGGTGTGTCTGCACTGTGGTGGCGCCACAGCAGTCCATGTGTTCACGGGATGCCCGCACAAAACAACTGAGGCAGCTGTTAGAGAAG GTCCAGAACATGACCCAGTCCATCCAGGTCCTGGACCAGCGAACCCAGAGGGACCTGCAGTATGTGGAGAAGATGGAGGTCCAGCTCCGTGGTCTGGAGACCAAGTTCAGGCAGGTGGAGGAGAACCACAAGCAGAACATCGCCAAGCAATACAAG GCCATAAAAGCGAAAATGGAGGAGCTTAGACCGTTGATACCAGTGTTGGAGGAGTACAAAGCCGATGCCAAATTGGTATTGCAGTTTAAGGAGGAGGTCCAGAATCTGACGTCAGTTCTAAACGAACTTCAGGAGGAGATGGGGGCCTATGACTACGAGGAGCTCCACAACAGAGTGTCAAATCTTGAGGAGAGACTCCGAGCATGCATGCAAAAATTAG CATGTGGCAAGCTGACGGGCATCAGCGATCCCATCACCATCAAGACGTCCGGATCCAGGTTCGGCTCCTGGATGACCGACCCTCTGGCACCTGAAGGAGATACTCGG GTCTGGTACATGGATGGTTACCACAACAACCGCTTCGTGCGGGAGTACAAGTCGATGCAGGACTTTATGACGTCAGACAACTTCACGTCCCACCGGCTGCCCCACCCCTGGTCGGGAACGGGTCAGGTGGTCTACAACGGCTCCATCTACTTCAACAAATTCCAGAGCCACGTCATCATCAAGTTCGACTTCCGCACCTCCTCCATCAGCAAGTCCCGGCAGCTCGACTACGCCGGCTTCAACAACGCGTATCACTACGCCTGGGGTGGCCACTCCGACATTGACCTGATGGTGGACGAAGGGGGCCTGTGGGCTGTCTACGCCACCAACCAGAACGCCGGCAACATTGTCCTCAGCAAGCTGAACCCCAACACGCTGCAGATCGTCAAGAGCTGGACCACCAACCACCCCAAAAGGAGCGCCGGCGAGTCTTTTATGATCTGCGGAACGCTCTACGTCACCAATGGCTACTCGGGAGGCACCAAGGTGTACTACGCCTACTCCACCAACTCCTCTACCTACGAGTACATCGACATTGCCTTCCAGAATAAGTACTCACATATCTCAATGCTGGACTACAACCCGCGAGACCGAGCCCTCTACGCGTGGAACAATGGCCATCAGGTCCTCTACAATGTCACACTGTTCCACGTGATCCGCTCAGAAGAACTGTAA
- the olfm1b gene encoding olfactomedin 1b isoform X1 gives MSVPLLKIGVVLSTMAMITNWMSQTLPSLVGLNTTKLTAAQGGYPDRSTGVLPANPEESWQVYSSAQDSEGRCVCTVVAPQQSMCSRDARTKQLRQLLEKVITVQNMTQSIQVLDQRTQRDLQYVEKMEVQLRGLETKFRQVEENHKQNIAKQYKAIKAKMEELRPLIPVLEEYKADAKLVLQFKEEVQNLTSVLNELQEEMGAYDYEELHNRVSNLEERLRACMQKLACGKLTGISDPITIKTSGSRFGSWMTDPLAPEGDTRVWYMDGYHNNRFVREYKSMQDFMTSDNFTSHRLPHPWSGTGQVVYNGSIYFNKFQSHVIIKFDFRTSSISKSRQLDYAGFNNAYHYAWGGHSDIDLMVDEGGLWAVYATNQNAGNIVLSKLNPNTLQIVKSWTTNHPKRSAGESFMICGTLYVTNGYSGGTKVYYAYSTNSSTYEYIDIAFQNKYSHISMLDYNPRDRALYAWNNGHQVLYNVTLFHVIRSEEL, from the exons ATGTCTGTTCCTCTGCTGAAGATCGGCGTCGTGCTCAGCACCATGGCGATGATCACCAACTGGATGTCGCAGACCCTCCCCTCTCTGGTGGGGCTCAACACCACCAAGCTCACCGCGGCGCAGGGAGGCTACCCGGACCGGAGCACGGGA GTGTTGCCAGCGAACCCAGAGGAGTCGTGGCAGGTGTACAGTTCGGCCCAGGATAGTGAGGGAAGGTGTGTCTGCACTGTGGTGGCGCCACAGCAGTCCATGTGTTCACGGGATGCCCGCACAAAACAACTGAGGCAGCTGTTAGAGAAGGTAATTACT GTCCAGAACATGACCCAGTCCATCCAGGTCCTGGACCAGCGAACCCAGAGGGACCTGCAGTATGTGGAGAAGATGGAGGTCCAGCTCCGTGGTCTGGAGACCAAGTTCAGGCAGGTGGAGGAGAACCACAAGCAGAACATCGCCAAGCAATACAAG GCCATAAAAGCGAAAATGGAGGAGCTTAGACCGTTGATACCAGTGTTGGAGGAGTACAAAGCCGATGCCAAATTGGTATTGCAGTTTAAGGAGGAGGTCCAGAATCTGACGTCAGTTCTAAACGAACTTCAGGAGGAGATGGGGGCCTATGACTACGAGGAGCTCCACAACAGAGTGTCAAATCTTGAGGAGAGACTCCGAGCATGCATGCAAAAATTAG CATGTGGCAAGCTGACGGGCATCAGCGATCCCATCACCATCAAGACGTCCGGATCCAGGTTCGGCTCCTGGATGACCGACCCTCTGGCACCTGAAGGAGATACTCGG GTCTGGTACATGGATGGTTACCACAACAACCGCTTCGTGCGGGAGTACAAGTCGATGCAGGACTTTATGACGTCAGACAACTTCACGTCCCACCGGCTGCCCCACCCCTGGTCGGGAACGGGTCAGGTGGTCTACAACGGCTCCATCTACTTCAACAAATTCCAGAGCCACGTCATCATCAAGTTCGACTTCCGCACCTCCTCCATCAGCAAGTCCCGGCAGCTCGACTACGCCGGCTTCAACAACGCGTATCACTACGCCTGGGGTGGCCACTCCGACATTGACCTGATGGTGGACGAAGGGGGCCTGTGGGCTGTCTACGCCACCAACCAGAACGCCGGCAACATTGTCCTCAGCAAGCTGAACCCCAACACGCTGCAGATCGTCAAGAGCTGGACCACCAACCACCCCAAAAGGAGCGCCGGCGAGTCTTTTATGATCTGCGGAACGCTCTACGTCACCAATGGCTACTCGGGAGGCACCAAGGTGTACTACGCCTACTCCACCAACTCCTCTACCTACGAGTACATCGACATTGCCTTCCAGAATAAGTACTCACATATCTCAATGCTGGACTACAACCCGCGAGACCGAGCCCTCTACGCGTGGAACAATGGCCATCAGGTCCTCTACAATGTCACACTGTTCCACGTGATCCGCTCAGAAGAACTGTAA
- the olfm1b gene encoding olfactomedin 1b isoform X3, which yields MQPASKLLTLILLIFMGTELTQVLPANPEESWQVYSSAQDSEGRCVCTVVAPQQSMCSRDARTKQLRQLLEKVITVQNMTQSIQVLDQRTQRDLQYVEKMEVQLRGLETKFRQVEENHKQNIAKQYKAIKAKMEELRPLIPVLEEYKADAKLVLQFKEEVQNLTSVLNELQEEMGAYDYEELHNRVSNLEERLRACMQKLACGKLTGISDPITIKTSGSRFGSWMTDPLAPEGDTRVWYMDGYHNNRFVREYKSMQDFMTSDNFTSHRLPHPWSGTGQVVYNGSIYFNKFQSHVIIKFDFRTSSISKSRQLDYAGFNNAYHYAWGGHSDIDLMVDEGGLWAVYATNQNAGNIVLSKLNPNTLQIVKSWTTNHPKRSAGESFMICGTLYVTNGYSGGTKVYYAYSTNSSTYEYIDIAFQNKYSHISMLDYNPRDRALYAWNNGHQVLYNVTLFHVIRSEEL from the exons GTGTTGCCAGCGAACCCAGAGGAGTCGTGGCAGGTGTACAGTTCGGCCCAGGATAGTGAGGGAAGGTGTGTCTGCACTGTGGTGGCGCCACAGCAGTCCATGTGTTCACGGGATGCCCGCACAAAACAACTGAGGCAGCTGTTAGAGAAGGTAATTACT GTCCAGAACATGACCCAGTCCATCCAGGTCCTGGACCAGCGAACCCAGAGGGACCTGCAGTATGTGGAGAAGATGGAGGTCCAGCTCCGTGGTCTGGAGACCAAGTTCAGGCAGGTGGAGGAGAACCACAAGCAGAACATCGCCAAGCAATACAAG GCCATAAAAGCGAAAATGGAGGAGCTTAGACCGTTGATACCAGTGTTGGAGGAGTACAAAGCCGATGCCAAATTGGTATTGCAGTTTAAGGAGGAGGTCCAGAATCTGACGTCAGTTCTAAACGAACTTCAGGAGGAGATGGGGGCCTATGACTACGAGGAGCTCCACAACAGAGTGTCAAATCTTGAGGAGAGACTCCGAGCATGCATGCAAAAATTAG CATGTGGCAAGCTGACGGGCATCAGCGATCCCATCACCATCAAGACGTCCGGATCCAGGTTCGGCTCCTGGATGACCGACCCTCTGGCACCTGAAGGAGATACTCGG GTCTGGTACATGGATGGTTACCACAACAACCGCTTCGTGCGGGAGTACAAGTCGATGCAGGACTTTATGACGTCAGACAACTTCACGTCCCACCGGCTGCCCCACCCCTGGTCGGGAACGGGTCAGGTGGTCTACAACGGCTCCATCTACTTCAACAAATTCCAGAGCCACGTCATCATCAAGTTCGACTTCCGCACCTCCTCCATCAGCAAGTCCCGGCAGCTCGACTACGCCGGCTTCAACAACGCGTATCACTACGCCTGGGGTGGCCACTCCGACATTGACCTGATGGTGGACGAAGGGGGCCTGTGGGCTGTCTACGCCACCAACCAGAACGCCGGCAACATTGTCCTCAGCAAGCTGAACCCCAACACGCTGCAGATCGTCAAGAGCTGGACCACCAACCACCCCAAAAGGAGCGCCGGCGAGTCTTTTATGATCTGCGGAACGCTCTACGTCACCAATGGCTACTCGGGAGGCACCAAGGTGTACTACGCCTACTCCACCAACTCCTCTACCTACGAGTACATCGACATTGCCTTCCAGAATAAGTACTCACATATCTCAATGCTGGACTACAACCCGCGAGACCGAGCCCTCTACGCGTGGAACAATGGCCATCAGGTCCTCTACAATGTCACACTGTTCCACGTGATCCGCTCAGAAGAACTGTAA
- the olfm1b gene encoding olfactomedin 1b isoform X2, whose amino-acid sequence MSVPLLKIGVVLSTMAMITNWMSQTLPSLVGLNTTKLTAAQGGYPDRSTGVLPANPEESWQVYSSAQDSEGRCVCTVVAPQQSMCSRDARTKQLRQLLEKVQNMTQSIQVLDQRTQRDLQYVEKMEVQLRGLETKFRQVEENHKQNIAKQYKAIKAKMEELRPLIPVLEEYKADAKLVLQFKEEVQNLTSVLNELQEEMGAYDYEELHNRVSNLEERLRACMQKLACGKLTGISDPITIKTSGSRFGSWMTDPLAPEGDTRVWYMDGYHNNRFVREYKSMQDFMTSDNFTSHRLPHPWSGTGQVVYNGSIYFNKFQSHVIIKFDFRTSSISKSRQLDYAGFNNAYHYAWGGHSDIDLMVDEGGLWAVYATNQNAGNIVLSKLNPNTLQIVKSWTTNHPKRSAGESFMICGTLYVTNGYSGGTKVYYAYSTNSSTYEYIDIAFQNKYSHISMLDYNPRDRALYAWNNGHQVLYNVTLFHVIRSEEL is encoded by the exons ATGTCTGTTCCTCTGCTGAAGATCGGCGTCGTGCTCAGCACCATGGCGATGATCACCAACTGGATGTCGCAGACCCTCCCCTCTCTGGTGGGGCTCAACACCACCAAGCTCACCGCGGCGCAGGGAGGCTACCCGGACCGGAGCACGGGA GTGTTGCCAGCGAACCCAGAGGAGTCGTGGCAGGTGTACAGTTCGGCCCAGGATAGTGAGGGAAGGTGTGTCTGCACTGTGGTGGCGCCACAGCAGTCCATGTGTTCACGGGATGCCCGCACAAAACAACTGAGGCAGCTGTTAGAGAAG GTCCAGAACATGACCCAGTCCATCCAGGTCCTGGACCAGCGAACCCAGAGGGACCTGCAGTATGTGGAGAAGATGGAGGTCCAGCTCCGTGGTCTGGAGACCAAGTTCAGGCAGGTGGAGGAGAACCACAAGCAGAACATCGCCAAGCAATACAAG GCCATAAAAGCGAAAATGGAGGAGCTTAGACCGTTGATACCAGTGTTGGAGGAGTACAAAGCCGATGCCAAATTGGTATTGCAGTTTAAGGAGGAGGTCCAGAATCTGACGTCAGTTCTAAACGAACTTCAGGAGGAGATGGGGGCCTATGACTACGAGGAGCTCCACAACAGAGTGTCAAATCTTGAGGAGAGACTCCGAGCATGCATGCAAAAATTAG CATGTGGCAAGCTGACGGGCATCAGCGATCCCATCACCATCAAGACGTCCGGATCCAGGTTCGGCTCCTGGATGACCGACCCTCTGGCACCTGAAGGAGATACTCGG GTCTGGTACATGGATGGTTACCACAACAACCGCTTCGTGCGGGAGTACAAGTCGATGCAGGACTTTATGACGTCAGACAACTTCACGTCCCACCGGCTGCCCCACCCCTGGTCGGGAACGGGTCAGGTGGTCTACAACGGCTCCATCTACTTCAACAAATTCCAGAGCCACGTCATCATCAAGTTCGACTTCCGCACCTCCTCCATCAGCAAGTCCCGGCAGCTCGACTACGCCGGCTTCAACAACGCGTATCACTACGCCTGGGGTGGCCACTCCGACATTGACCTGATGGTGGACGAAGGGGGCCTGTGGGCTGTCTACGCCACCAACCAGAACGCCGGCAACATTGTCCTCAGCAAGCTGAACCCCAACACGCTGCAGATCGTCAAGAGCTGGACCACCAACCACCCCAAAAGGAGCGCCGGCGAGTCTTTTATGATCTGCGGAACGCTCTACGTCACCAATGGCTACTCGGGAGGCACCAAGGTGTACTACGCCTACTCCACCAACTCCTCTACCTACGAGTACATCGACATTGCCTTCCAGAATAAGTACTCACATATCTCAATGCTGGACTACAACCCGCGAGACCGAGCCCTCTACGCGTGGAACAATGGCCATCAGGTCCTCTACAATGTCACACTGTTCCACGTGATCCGCTCAGAAGAACTGTAA